In Daucus carota subsp. sativus chromosome 4, DH1 v3.0, whole genome shotgun sequence, one DNA window encodes the following:
- the LOC108217519 gene encoding transcription factor MYB41, with protein MGRSPCCDKNGLKKGPWTQEEDSKLMQYIQTHGPGNWRILPKNAGLQRCGKSCRLRWTNYLRPDIKRGGFSFEEEETIIQLHSVLGNKWSAIAGRLPGRTDNEIKNYWNTHIRKRLLDMGLDPVTHAPRLDFLNLSTILGSAQLNVANLLGLQNIVNPELVLRLANLLSSGHNQNLQLLNQANLLQTPVQDMSSIINQAQIMEQNLVNYQNSEENFQTPLVQQNYGQYGINDQARGNASMMPQMMNGSQGGFDFDSLVSNTNTTTTTNTPLSSAVPTPLTSSSTFINGSSTEDEKDSFCSNMFKFEIPESLNFDDFM; from the exons ATGGGAAGATCGCCTTGTTGTGATAAGAATGGACTGAAGAAAGGTCCTTGGACTCAAGAGGAGGATTCCAAACTCATGCAGTATATTCAGACTCATGGACCTGGCAACTGGAGAATCCTCCCCAAGAATGCAG GGCTTCAAAGATGTGGGAAGAGTTGTCGTCTTAGATGGACGAACTACTTGAGGCCTGATATCAAGAGAGGTGGATTCTCCTTTGAAGAGGAAGAGACTATAATCCAACTCCACAGTGTTCTAGGCAACAA GTGGTCTGCTATTGCGGGTCGTCTACCGGGAAGGACTGACAATGAGATCAAGAACTACTGGAACACACATATCAGGAAAAGGCTCCTTGACATGGGGCTGGATCCGGTCACTCATGCTCCTCGTCTCGATTTTCTTAACCTATCGACCATCCTCGGATCAGCACAGCTTAATGTCGCGAATTTGCTAGGccttcaaaatattgtaaatcCGGAGCTAGTACTGAGACTCGCCAATCTTTTATCATCAGGCCATAATCAAAACCTGCAACTACTGAACCAAGCCAACCTGTTACAAACCCCAGTGCAAGACATGAGTTCGATTATTAATCAGGCACAGATAATGGAGCAGAACTtggttaattatcaaaattcGGAGGAAAATTTTCAGACTCCTTTGGTGCAACAAAATTATGGACAGTATGGAATTAATGATCAGGCTAGAGGGAATGCATCAATGATGCCACAGATGATGAACGGCAGCCAGGGaggatttgattttgattcatTAGTGTCGAACACGAATACGACTACGACTACGAATACGCCTTTATCAAGCGCAGTTCCCACGCCATTGACCTCATCGTCCACATTTATCAATGGCAGCAGCACGGAGGATGAGAAGGATAGCTTCTGCAGCAACATGTTCAAGTTCGAGATTCCTGAGAGTTtgaattttgatgattttaTGTAA
- the LOC108216894 gene encoding putative cyclin-D6-1, with protein sequence MDSQLNLDFSLLMPSANSTNNSQSLKFDTSLFDMESQLQIRQSNNTCISNNSRRETISLILQLSHKFDPVLSYLAIDYLHRFVSTGRIVNQDAKPWMLRLLAVSCVSLALKMSKTEFSLDCIQNEGGLMFDKQSVRRMELLILGGLNWQMRTITPFSFLSFFLSFFQLKDPPLTEALQARATQIIFDSQHEMKILEFRPSIVAASALLSASHELFPLQFSSFRDSISTCSYVNKANLSKCNEVMEEIAAESYESMLDIGASSNTNTAVNVLDRDWSSSSSDCSTGLISDTTINTEARGDFKRQKITLSSFRSDETFQLSHIHHCL encoded by the exons ATGGATTCACAACTCAACCTGGACTTCTCATTGCTAATGCCTAGTGCTAATTCTACTAACAATTCTCAGTCTCTCAAATTCGATACTTCTCTTTTCGACATGGAGTCTCAGCTACAAATCAGACAGTCAAATAACACCTGCATTTCTAACAATAGTCGCCGGGAAACTATCTCTCTTATCTTGCAGTTATCTCACAAGTTTGATCCTGTGTTGTCTTACCTTGCCATCGATTACCTCCATCGGTTCGTTTCTACCGGACGTATTGTTAATCAG GATGCGAAGCCATGGATGTTGAGGCTACTTGCCGTTTCTTGTGTTTCCTTAGCTCTAAAGATGAGTAAGACAGAATTCTCTCTCGATTGTATACAG AATGAGGGTGGTTTAATGTTTGACAAACAAAGCGTCCGACGTATGGAGTTGTTGATATTGGGAGGTCTCAACTGGCAGATGCGTACAATCACTCCGTTCTCTTtcctctctttctttctttcgtTTTTTCAACTCAAAGACCCGCCATTGACTGAAGCACTTCAAGCCCGAGCCACACAAATTATCTTCGACTCTCAACATG AAATGAAGATACTTGAGTTCAGGCCATCCATAGTTGCAGCATCAGCTCTACTCTCTGCTTCCCATGAGCTATTTCCCTTGCAATTTTCATCCTTTAGAGACTCAATTTCAACTTGTTCCTATGTAAATAAG GCTAATTTATCAAAATGCAATGAAGTAATGGAAGAAATAGCAGCGGAAAGCTATGAATCGATGTTAGATATTGGCGCAAGCTCAAACACAAACACTGCCGTGAATGTACTTGACCGTGATTGGTCTAGCTCCAGCTCCGACTGCAGCACCGGTCTAATTAGTGACACAACAATTAACACAGAAGCCCGGGGGGACTTTAAGCGACAAAAGATTACTCTAAGCAGTTTCAGAAGCGATGAAACGTTTCAGCTTTCTCACATTCACCACTGCTTATAA
- the LOC108218509 gene encoding G-type lectin S-receptor-like serine/threonine-protein kinase At2g19130, translated as MHFQKKLCSQALHIYILCFFISTCRSFGADTIAANQTISGDQTIVSSGENFKLGFFKPGKSSKYYVGIWYNKVSTQTVAWIANREKHVSDKYSSQLRIENGNLVLVDESKNVVWSTNVSSSGSNLEAVLLDDGNLVLRDGRKGVFWQSIDDPSHTWLPGGKIAYDKRTDEKQLLTSWKNKDDPSPGLFSLELDPEGNQYIIKWNRSIQYWTSGPWNGQIFSLVPEMRANYIYNFSYVNNASEAYFTYDLYDNNTISRFIMDYSGQVKQLTWLEPSKQWNLFWSQPRQQCEVYAFCGAYGACQNSLPFCNCLPGFKERFGDDWNLNDYSGGCERQMELNCGNTGTTDKKKDKFLMQPNMGWTSTTPNSALPANAKPQTVAARSDKECESTCLSNCSCTAYTFDNDKCLIWTGDIMNLQQLPANDNNGKAIYIRLSSQAPEFSGGKNNKGVVIGAVVGAVIVIFLVGLVLFVLIRRRRFSGTSKAEGALMAYVYRDLQSATKNFSEKLGGGGFGSVFKGTLPDSTVIAVKKLEGISQGEKQFRTEVSTIGTIQHVNLVRLRGFCSEGNKKLLVYDYMPNGSLDSQLFYDKRDKVMDWKTRYQIALGTARGLVYLHEKCRECIIHCDIKPENILLDAEFCPKVADFGLAKLVGHDFSRVLTTMRGTRGYLAPEWLSGVAVTAKADVYSYGMMVFEFVSGRRNTEQYADGKVTFFPSWAASVTIDGGDILSLLDPKLDRNADVEEVTKLCRVACWCIQDDESIRPSMSQIVQILEGVSEVNVPPNPRNLQVFIDNEEEVVFFTESSSTQSSQTKSNHSTTSSQAKSTSAESSNV; from the coding sequence CAATAAAGTTTCTACTCAGACTGTAGCTTGGATAGCTAATAGAGAAAAGCATGTTTCTGATAAGTACTCTTCACAGTTGAGGATTGAGAATGGTAATTTAGTACTTGTTGATGAGTCTAAGAATGTTGTTTGGTCCACAAATGTGAGTTCTAGTGGTTCTAATTTGGAAGCTGTGCTTCTTGATGATGGGAATTTGGTTTTGAGAGATGGGAGAAAAGGTGTATTTTGGCAAAGTATAGATGATCCATCACACACATGGTTGCCTGGTGGTAAAATTGCGTATGATAAGCGGACGGATGAGAAACAGCTTTTAACTTCTTGGAAAAATAAGGATGATCCCTCACCTGGGTTGTTTTCGTTAGAGCTTGATCCGGAGGGGAATCAGTATATTATTAAGTGGAATAGGTCGATACAATATTGGACTAGTGGACCTTGGAATGGGCAGATTTTTAGTTTGGTACCTGAAATGAGAGCGaactacatatataattttagctaTGTTAATAATGCGAGTGAGGCTTACTTTACTTATGATCTTTATGATAATAATACTATATCAAGATTTATTATGGATTATTCTGGTCAAGTTAAGCAACTCACATGGCTGGAGCCTTCTAAGCAGTGGAACTTGTTTTGGTCTCAACCAAGACAACAGTGTGAAGTTTATGCGTTTTGTGGGGCTTATGGTGCTTGTCAGAATTCGTTGCCGTTTTGTAATTGTTTGCCTGGTTTCAAAGAAAGGTTTGGAGATGATTGGAATTTGAATGATTACTCGGGTGGATGTGAGAGGCAAATGGAATTGAATTGTGGAAATACTGGCACAACTGATAAGAAAAAGGATAAGTTTCTAATGCAGCCTAATATGGGGTGGACGAGCACTACTCCTAATTCGGCATTGCCTGCAAATGCTAAACCACAGACTGTGGCTGCTAGAAGTGATAAGGAATGTGAATCCACCTGTTTGAGTAATTGTTCTTGCACGGCTTATACGTTTGACAATGATAAGTGTTTAATTTGGACGGGGGACATCATGAACTTGCAACAGCTTCCTGCAAATGATAATAATGGGAAAGCCATTTATATTAGACTCTCTTCACAAGCGCCGGAGTTCTCTGGTGGTAAAAATAATAAGGGGGTTGTCATTGGTGCAGTTGTTGGTGCAGTAATAGTGATATTCCTTGTAGGTCTTGTTTTGTTTGTGCTTATTAGGCGGAGAAGATTTTCTGGAACTAGTAAGGCTGAGGGCGCTCTGATGGCATATGTTTACAGAGATTTGCAAAGTGCAACGAAGAATTTCTCGGAGAAGTTGGGGGGAGGAGGGTTTGGTTCTGTATTTAAGGGAACATTGCCCGATTCAACTGTAATAGCTGTGAAGAAGCTGGAAGGGATCAGCCAAGGAGAGAAACAATTTCGAACAGAAGTCAGCACAATTGGGACCATTCAGCATGTGAATCTTGTTCGTCTTCGTGGCTTTTGCTCGGAAGGGAATAAGAAGTTGTTAGTATATGATTACATGCCAAATGGCTCTCTGGATTCCCAACTCTTCTATGACAAGAGAGACAAAGTAATGGACTGGAAAACGCGATACCAAATTGCCCTGGGGACAGCCAGGGGGTTGGTTTATCTCCATGAGAAATGCAGGGAGTGCATCATACATTGTGATATAAAGCCAGAAAACATCCTTCTAGATGCAGAGTTCTGTCCGAAAGTGGCAGATTTTGGTTTAGCAAAGCTGGTTGGGCACGATTTTAGTAGGGTTTTGACAACCATGAGAGGGACAAGAGGATACCTTGCACCAGAATGGTTATCAGGAGTCGCTGTGACAGCAAAGGCCGATGTCTACAGCTATGGAATGATGGTATTTGAATTTGTATCAGGAAGGCGAAACACAGAGCAGTATGCAGATGGAAAAGTGACATTCTTCCCGTCTTGGGCTGCAAGTGTAACAATCGATGGAGGTGACATTCTTAGTCTATTGGACCCCAAGTTGGACAGAAATGCTGATGTGGAAGAAGTAACAAAATTATGTCGAGTTGCTTGCTGGTGTATTCAGGATGATGAGAGCATAAGGCCGTCTATGAGTCAAATAGTTCAAATTCTTGAAGGCGTTTCAGAGGTGAATGTGCCACCAAACCCGAGAAATCTCCAAGTTTTTATTGATAACGAGGAGGAGGTAGTTTTCTTCACCGAGTCGTCCTCAACTCAGTCTTCCCAAACAAAGAGCAATCACTCAACAACTTCATCTCAGGCAAAGAGCACATCCGCAGAAAGTTCGAATGTTTGA